One Triplophysa dalaica isolate WHDGS20190420 chromosome 11, ASM1584641v1, whole genome shotgun sequence genomic window carries:
- the LOC130432250 gene encoding uncharacterized protein C10orf105-like: MDVFSNQSHPSSNLSLPISPTSPPPDLYYPLPTIIIIACLFVLFAGCVIFLAVGCSPGGSWGVDGDCGLGDGLSCGHTLSSEPQLKFWKRLGSMRQSFSSTPTFRRPVQPRAAHCRKQPGLAVPAGSKRNDSHTYITIPSLLQYATEI, translated from the coding sequence ATGGACGTCTTCTCCAACCAGTCTCACCCTTCCTCCAATCTCTCACTTCCCATCTCCCCAACTTCTCCACCTCCGGATCTCTATTACCCCCTCCCGACCATCATCATCATTGCGTGTCTTTTCGTGCTGTTCGCGGGCTGCGTGATCTTTCTCGCCGTTGGCTGCTCTCCCGGAGGATCGTGGGGTGTGGACGGAGACTGTGGCCTTGGAGACGGCCTCTCGTGTGGACACACTCTGTCAAGCGAGCCCCAGCTGAAGTTCTGGAAGCGCTTGGGTTCGATGAGGCAGTCGTTCTCTTCCACGCCGACATTCAGACGACCTGTTCAGCCACGTGCGGCCCACTGCAGAAAGCAACCGGGGTTGGCGGTACCGGCGGGGTCGAAGAGAAATGACTCGCATACGTATATCACCATACCCTCTCTGCTGCAGTATGCGACAGAGATATAA